A stretch of Pseudomonas sp. 7SR1 DNA encodes these proteins:
- a CDS encoding peptidylprolyl isomerase has protein sequence MKAQARHILVKTAEEAEQLKQRIAKGEAFDVLAKKYSTCPSGKRGGDLGEVRPGQMVGVIDAVIFKKPLRVVHGPIKSKFGYHLVQVFYRD, from the coding sequence ATGAAAGCCCAAGCCCGCCATATCCTGGTGAAAACCGCCGAAGAGGCCGAACAGCTCAAGCAACGCATCGCCAAGGGCGAAGCCTTCGATGTGCTGGCCAAGAAGTATTCCACCTGCCCTTCGGGCAAACGCGGCGGCGACCTGGGTGAAGTGCGACCGGGACAGATGGTCGGGGTGATCGATGCGGTGATTTTCAAGAAGCCGCTGCGAGTGGTGCATGGGCCGATCAAGAGCAAGTTCGGCTATCACCTGGTGCAGGTTTTCTACCGGGATTGA
- a CDS encoding sugar kinase → MNHPRPRIALIGECMIELQQRADGSLLQSFGGDTLNTAVYLSRAMGDRGAVDYVTALGDDSFSDAMCERWAEENIGLQRVQRLPGRLPGLYCIQTDAAGERRFLYWRNEAAVRDCFTTPAAAPILAALPDYDVLYFSGVTLAVLGEQGRGKLVETLVEARRRGAQVVFDNNYRPRLWASIEAARAAYRSVLPYVELALLTVEDEQALFGYADTDAVFAAYGQFGTPEVVLKRGAEACLIRCDGKSYEIPAQRVERVVDTTAAGDSFSAAYLASRLLGGTAAEAAEAGHLLASRVIQVPGALMPE, encoded by the coding sequence ATGAACCACCCCAGACCCCGCATCGCCCTGATCGGCGAATGCATGATCGAACTGCAACAGCGCGCCGACGGCAGCCTGCTGCAAAGCTTCGGCGGCGATACTCTGAACACCGCGGTGTACCTGTCCCGCGCCATGGGTGACAGGGGCGCGGTGGATTACGTCACCGCCTTGGGCGACGACAGTTTCAGCGATGCCATGTGTGAGCGCTGGGCCGAAGAAAACATCGGCCTGCAACGGGTCCAGCGCTTGCCTGGACGCCTGCCGGGTCTGTATTGCATCCAGACCGATGCGGCGGGCGAGCGGCGATTCCTCTACTGGCGCAACGAAGCGGCGGTGCGCGATTGCTTCACCACGCCGGCCGCCGCACCGATCCTGGCGGCATTGCCGGATTACGATGTGCTGTATTTCAGCGGCGTCACCCTGGCGGTGCTCGGGGAGCAGGGGCGAGGCAAACTCGTCGAAACCCTGGTCGAAGCTCGTCGACGCGGGGCCCAGGTGGTGTTCGACAATAATTACCGGCCAAGACTCTGGGCTTCGATCGAGGCGGCGCGGGCGGCGTATCGCAGCGTCCTGCCCTATGTGGAACTGGCCCTGCTGACGGTGGAAGACGAGCAGGCACTGTTCGGGTATGCGGACACTGACGCGGTATTCGCCGCCTATGGGCAGTTCGGTACGCCGGAAGTGGTGCTCAAGCGCGGTGCCGAGGCGTGTCTGATTCGTTGCGATGGCAAGTCTTATGAGATTCCCGCTCAACGGGTCGAGCGTGTGGTGGACACCACGGCGGCGGGAGACTCATTCAGTGCCGCCTACCTGGCGAGCCGCTTGCTGGGGGGGACTGCGGCGGAGGCGGCGGAGGCGGGGCATCTGTTGGCGAGCCGAGTGATCCAGGTGCCCGGGGCGTTGATGCCAGAATAA
- a CDS encoding amino acid deaminase, giving the protein MSSAIHDAVVEKGAATVGQHLLRDVSLPALVLHREALEHNIRWMQAFVSGSGAELAPHGKTSMTPGLFRRQLEAGAWGMTLATAVQTRAAYAHGVRRVLMANQLVGTPNMALIADLLADPAFEFHCMVDHPDNVADLGAYFASRGARLNVMIEYGVVGGRCGCRSEAEVLALAEAIQAQPALALTGIEGYEGVIHGDHAVSGIRGFAESLVGLAMQLQDSGAFAIDKPIITASGSAWYDLIAESFEARNAHGRFLSVLRPGSYVAHDHGIYKQAQCCVLERRSDLHEGLRPALEVWAHVQSLPEPGFAVIALGKRDVAYDAGLPVPLKRYKPGSDAVAGDDVSGCKVTAVMDQHAFMSVAAGVELRVGDIISFGTSHPCLTFDKWRVGCLVDDQLRVIESMETCF; this is encoded by the coding sequence ATGTCTTCTGCCATCCATGACGCTGTCGTCGAAAAAGGTGCCGCCACTGTCGGCCAGCACTTGCTGCGTGATGTCAGCCTGCCTGCACTGGTGCTGCATCGCGAGGCGCTGGAGCACAACATTCGCTGGATGCAGGCATTTGTCAGCGGCAGCGGTGCCGAACTGGCGCCCCACGGCAAGACCAGCATGACCCCCGGGCTGTTTCGCCGCCAGCTCGAGGCCGGTGCCTGGGGCATGACGCTTGCCACCGCCGTACAGACCCGTGCCGCCTACGCCCATGGCGTGCGTCGGGTGCTGATGGCGAACCAGTTGGTGGGCACGCCGAACATGGCGCTGATTGCCGACCTGCTGGCCGATCCGGCGTTCGAATTCCACTGCATGGTGGACCATCCCGACAATGTCGCGGACCTGGGCGCGTACTTCGCTTCCCGCGGTGCGCGGCTGAACGTGATGATCGAATACGGCGTCGTGGGCGGTCGTTGCGGCTGCCGGAGCGAGGCCGAGGTGCTGGCCCTGGCCGAGGCGATCCAGGCGCAACCGGCGCTGGCGCTGACCGGTATCGAGGGTTACGAAGGCGTGATTCACGGCGACCATGCCGTCAGCGGCATCCGCGGATTCGCCGAGTCCCTGGTGGGCCTGGCGATGCAGTTGCAGGACAGCGGCGCGTTCGCCATCGACAAACCCATCATCACGGCTTCGGGGTCGGCCTGGTACGACCTGATCGCCGAATCCTTCGAAGCCCGCAATGCCCATGGCCGTTTCCTCAGTGTGCTGCGTCCCGGCAGCTATGTGGCCCATGACCACGGCATCTACAAGCAAGCGCAGTGTTGCGTGCTGGAACGGCGCAGCGACCTGCACGAAGGCCTGCGTCCGGCCCTGGAGGTCTGGGCCCACGTGCAATCGCTGCCGGAGCCGGGTTTCGCGGTGATTGCCCTGGGCAAGCGCGACGTGGCCTACGATGCCGGGCTGCCGGTGCCGCTCAAGCGCTACAAGCCCGGGTCGGACGCGGTGGCGGGTGACGACGTCAGCGGTTGCAAGGTGACGGCGGTGATGGACCAACATGCGTTCATGAGTGTGGCGGCGGGGGTTGAGCTGCGTGTGGGCGACATCATTTCGTTTGGTACTTCACATCCGTGCCTGACGTTCGACAAATGGCGGGTAGGGTGCCTGGTGGATGACCAGTTGCGGGTGATCGAGAGCATGGAGACTTGCTTCTAA
- a CDS encoding IclR family transcriptional regulator: MTEDTIKRRARGLDRAFDILDFLKEIGQPLRPNDIASGIGSPKSTVYELVASLLERRILEPVGKEGHVYLGRQLYFLGQAHLRHFDLSREADHALQEIVRQTRETAQMCLLNGRKYTVALMKEGERHFRISSDIGENAPIPWTASGRLLLAHLSDQQIVDLIDPDDFILPDGERLPLEQFLKEIRQAGLDGFFSFDSVADTFTHCFAAPVKDPDGVAIATLCIVAPRADARNNYADYRRVLIESANNLARRINE, encoded by the coding sequence ATGACCGAAGACACCATCAAGCGCCGGGCCCGAGGACTGGATCGGGCGTTCGATATACTCGATTTCCTCAAGGAAATCGGCCAGCCGCTGCGTCCCAACGACATTGCCAGTGGCATCGGCAGCCCCAAGTCCACGGTCTACGAACTGGTGGCGTCGCTGCTGGAGCGGCGCATCCTCGAACCGGTGGGCAAGGAAGGCCACGTTTACCTGGGCCGCCAGTTGTATTTTCTCGGACAGGCGCACCTGCGGCACTTCGATCTCAGCCGCGAGGCCGATCACGCCTTGCAGGAGATCGTCCGCCAGACCCGGGAAACCGCACAGATGTGCCTGCTCAACGGGCGCAAATACACCGTGGCGCTGATGAAGGAAGGCGAGCGGCATTTCCGTATTTCATCGGACATCGGCGAAAACGCGCCCATTCCCTGGACGGCCTCGGGCCGTCTGCTGCTGGCGCACCTGAGCGACCAGCAGATCGTCGACCTGATCGATCCCGACGACTTCATCCTGCCGGATGGCGAGCGCCTGCCCCTGGAGCAGTTCCTCAAGGAAATCCGCCAGGCCGGCCTCGATGGCTTCTTCTCCTTCGACAGTGTCGCCGACACGTTTACCCACTGCTTCGCCGCGCCGGTCAAAGACCCGGACGGCGTGGCCATCGCGACCCTGTGCATCGTCGCCCCTCGGGCCGATGCCAGGAACAACTACGCCGACTACCGCCGGGTGCTGATCGAAAGCGCCAACAACCTGGCCCGTCGTATCAATGAATAG
- a CDS encoding RidA family protein, translating to MSIKRYGTGSTAGGGQPRPFARAVEADGWLHVSGQVPAVNGEIVAGGIVEQTHQTMKNLIAILEEAGYELKDVVRCGVWLDDPRDFWSFNKVFGEYFSPEHAPARACVQASMMVDCKVEIDCIAYRKK from the coding sequence ATGAGCATCAAGCGCTACGGGACCGGCAGCACCGCGGGTGGCGGGCAGCCACGGCCATTCGCCCGCGCCGTCGAGGCCGACGGCTGGCTGCATGTGTCCGGACAGGTGCCAGCGGTGAACGGCGAGATCGTCGCCGGCGGGATCGTCGAGCAGACGCACCAGACCATGAAGAACCTGATCGCCATCCTCGAAGAGGCCGGTTACGAGCTCAAGGATGTGGTGCGCTGCGGTGTGTGGTTGGATGACCCGCGTGACTTCTGGAGTTTCAACAAGGTGTTCGGCGAATACTTCAGCCCCGAGCACGCCCCGGCCCGGGCCTGCGTGCAGGCGAGCATGATGGTCGACTGCAAGGTCGAGATCGATTGCATCGCCTACAGGAAAAAATGA
- a CDS encoding amino acid ABC transporter ATP-binding protein, which translates to MTDVSTSSHSQPLLDIRGLRKQYGPLEVLKGVDLSMQRGNVVTLIGSSGSGKTTLLRCVNMLEEFQGGQIVLDGESIGYDEVDGKRVRHPEKVIARHRAMTGMAFQQFNLFPHLSALQNVTLGLLKVKKLPRDEAVALAEKWLDRVGLLERRNHFPGQLSGGQQQRVAIARAIAMNPSLMLFDEVTSALDPELVGEVLNVIKGLAEDGMTMLLVTHEMRFAFEVSDKIVFMNQGRIEEQGPPKELFERPQSPRLAEFLKNTRF; encoded by the coding sequence ATGACTGACGTTTCGACCTCATCCCATTCCCAGCCATTGCTGGATATTCGCGGCCTGCGCAAGCAATACGGCCCGCTGGAAGTGCTCAAGGGCGTGGACCTGAGCATGCAGCGCGGCAACGTGGTCACGCTGATCGGCTCCAGCGGTTCGGGCAAGACCACGCTGCTGCGCTGCGTGAACATGCTGGAAGAATTCCAGGGCGGGCAGATTGTGCTCGACGGCGAATCCATCGGCTATGACGAAGTCGACGGCAAGCGGGTGCGCCACCCCGAGAAAGTCATTGCCCGGCATCGCGCGATGACCGGCATGGCGTTCCAGCAGTTCAATCTGTTCCCTCACCTGAGCGCATTGCAGAACGTCACCCTGGGTCTGCTCAAGGTGAAAAAACTGCCCAGGGACGAAGCCGTCGCCCTGGCCGAAAAGTGGCTGGACCGAGTGGGCCTGCTGGAACGGCGCAATCATTTTCCCGGTCAGTTGTCCGGCGGTCAGCAACAGCGTGTGGCGATTGCTCGGGCGATCGCCATGAACCCCAGCCTGATGTTGTTCGACGAAGTCACCTCGGCACTGGATCCGGAGCTGGTGGGCGAAGTGCTGAACGTGATCAAGGGCCTGGCCGAGGACGGCATGACCATGCTGCTGGTGACCCACGAAATGCGTTTCGCCTTCGAGGTTTCCGACAAGATCGTATTCATGAACCAGGGACGCATCGAAGAACAGGGCCCGCCGAAAGAGCTGTTCGAGCGCCCGCAATCACCGCGCCTGGCGGAATTTCTGAAGAACACCCGTTTTTAA
- a CDS encoding amino acid ABC transporter permease: MYESPSWLHELWVARDTLWSGFLTSVQCSVLAILLGTLIGLVAGLVLTYGRAWMRAPFRFYVDLIRGTPVFVLVLACFYMAPALGWQIGAFQAGVLGLTLFCGSHVAEIVRGALQALPRGQMEASQAIGLTFYQALAYVLLPQALRQILPTWVNSSTEIVKASTLLSVIGVAELLLSTQQIIARTFMTLEFYLFAGFLFFIINYAIELLGRHIEKRVALP, translated from the coding sequence ATGTACGAATCCCCCAGTTGGTTGCATGAGTTGTGGGTCGCCCGGGACACCCTGTGGAGCGGTTTCCTGACCAGCGTACAGTGTTCGGTGCTGGCGATTTTGCTGGGCACCTTGATCGGCCTGGTTGCCGGCCTGGTGCTGACCTATGGCCGGGCCTGGATGCGCGCGCCGTTTCGTTTCTACGTCGACCTGATCCGTGGCACGCCGGTATTCGTGCTGGTGCTGGCCTGCTTCTACATGGCCCCGGCCCTGGGCTGGCAGATCGGTGCGTTCCAGGCGGGAGTCCTGGGCCTGACGCTGTTTTGCGGCTCCCACGTGGCCGAGATCGTGCGCGGTGCCTTGCAGGCCTTGCCCCGTGGACAGATGGAGGCGAGCCAGGCCATTGGCCTGACGTTCTACCAGGCCCTGGCTTATGTGCTGTTGCCCCAGGCGCTGCGGCAGATATTGCCGACCTGGGTCAATTCTTCCACCGAGATCGTCAAGGCTTCGACTCTGTTGTCGGTGATCGGTGTGGCCGAGCTGCTGCTCAGCACCCAGCAGATCATCGCCCGGACTTTCATGACCCTGGAGTTTTACCTGTTCGCCGGTTTTCTCTTTTTCATCATCAATTACGCCATCGAGCTGCTCGGTCGGCATATTGAAAAGCGGGTGGCCTTGCCATGA
- a CDS encoding amino acid ABC transporter permease: MNYQLNFAAVWRDFDTLLAGLGLGLSLALVSIAIGCVIGLAMAFALLSKHRVLRVLASVYVTVIRNTPILVLILLIYFALPSLGVRLDKLPSFVITLSLYAGAYLTEVFRGGLLSIHKGQREAGLAIGLGEWQVKAYVTVPVMLRNVLPALSNNFISLFKDTSLAAAIAVPELTYYARKINVESYRVIETWLVTTALYVAACYLIAMVLRYFEQRLAIRR; the protein is encoded by the coding sequence ATGAATTATCAGTTGAACTTTGCCGCCGTCTGGCGCGATTTCGACACCTTGCTGGCGGGGCTCGGGCTGGGGCTTTCCCTGGCGCTGGTGTCGATCGCCATCGGTTGCGTGATCGGCCTGGCCATGGCGTTCGCGCTGCTGAGCAAACATCGTGTCCTGCGGGTGCTGGCATCGGTGTATGTCACGGTGATCCGCAACACGCCCATCCTGGTGCTGATCCTGTTGATCTACTTCGCCTTGCCGAGCCTGGGGGTGCGCCTGGACAAGCTGCCGTCGTTCGTCATCACCCTGTCGCTGTATGCCGGGGCCTACCTGACGGAGGTGTTTCGCGGCGGGCTGCTGAGCATTCACAAGGGCCAGCGCGAAGCGGGACTGGCCATCGGCCTGGGCGAATGGCAGGTGAAGGCCTATGTCACGGTGCCGGTGATGCTGCGCAACGTGTTGCCGGCCTTGTCGAACAACTTCATCTCGCTGTTCAAGGACACCTCCCTGGCGGCGGCGATCGCCGTGCCGGAGCTGACCTATTACGCGCGCAAGATCAACGTGGAGAGCTACCGGGTGATCGAAACCTGGCTGGTGACCACGGCCCTGTATGTCGCGGCCTGTTACCTCATTGCCATGGTGCTGCGCTATTTCGAGCAGCGCCTGGCGATCCGCCGTTAG